In the genome of Massilibacillus massiliensis, one region contains:
- a CDS encoding copper amine oxidase, with protein sequence MRVLSTLLAGVIFGMGLMTFMTGEAAAKTANKSQLNLMNLPEWKVMSADVGGTLLFSDSPEIVEEDGILYSDTVQGKTRLLYYHLNGTQSPKKIVAVLENTTDQDVDITISNYAFGGPSADYLYVGKTTQEQYFKNANIAFAHVPAHGKKLLSAKLDKIVVDPEKLVYGIFDFNAVVPLKVTMLMLPVNENPLTFVDRAKVLPADKAKLRGTFTGMDRIIKGEKVYNGKRDGNVAITLADGKLDQYRTGIDATDGSIVENYGNYGILYKIHIPTQGFGKTNYYLNPRGGVYAGALNIKRSSQEKGDMIPTPLNKPFFGENNSSTDITFLGQYNNFDELWIEFSPPGASNLPARLILQPQD encoded by the coding sequence CAATTAAATTTAATGAATTTGCCGGAATGGAAAGTTATGTCGGCAGATGTTGGCGGCACTTTGTTATTTTCTGACAGTCCGGAAATTGTAGAAGAGGATGGTATCCTTTACTCTGATACGGTACAGGGAAAAACAAGATTGCTCTATTATCATTTAAATGGAACGCAGTCACCGAAAAAAATTGTGGCTGTTTTAGAAAATACGACAGATCAAGATGTGGATATTACGATTAGTAATTATGCCTTTGGCGGTCCAAGCGCAGATTATTTGTATGTAGGGAAGACTACACAGGAGCAATATTTTAAGAATGCAAATATTGCATTTGCCCATGTACCGGCACACGGTAAAAAATTATTGAGTGCAAAGTTGGATAAAATTGTTGTGGATCCAGAAAAATTAGTTTATGGGATTTTTGATTTTAATGCAGTAGTACCATTAAAGGTTACGATGCTCATGCTGCCAGTAAATGAAAATCCACTTACTTTTGTTGATCGTGCTAAAGTTTTGCCAGCTGATAAAGCGAAACTTCGTGGAACTTTTACCGGAATGGATCGGATCATAAAAGGTGAAAAAGTGTATAACGGGAAAAGAGACGGTAATGTCGCAATCACTTTAGCCGATGGTAAACTTGATCAGTATCGTACCGGGATTGATGCAACAGATGGCAGTATTGTCGAGAACTACGGCAACTATGGAATTTTATATAAGATTCATATTCCAACGCAAGGCTTTGGTAAAACCAACTATTATTTAAATCCACGTGGTGGTGTATATGCCGGGGCACTCAATATCAAGAGAAGCTCTCAGGAAAAAGGGGATATGATCCCAACACCATTGAACAAACCTTTCTTCGGTGAAAATAACAGTTCAACAGATATTACTTTCTTAGGGCAATATAATAATTTTGATGAGTTATGGATTGAATTTTCACCACCAGGCGCGTCGAATCTGCCGGCGAGATTGATTTTACAGCCGCAAGATTGA
- the scfA gene encoding six-cysteine ranthipeptide SCIFF, whose protein sequence is MAKRITTVNKASLQATVHTGGCGECQASCQSACKTSCTVGNQVCAK, encoded by the coding sequence ATGGCTAAACGTATTACAACTGTGAACAAAGCTTCTCTTCAAGCTACAGTACATACTGGCGGCTGTGGCGAATGCCAGGCATCTTGCCAATCAGCTTGCAAAACATCCTGCACTGTAGGGAATCAAGTTTGCGCAAAATAG